The Vibrio tarriae genome includes a window with the following:
- a CDS encoding oxidoreductase, whose product MKVMLFTLLALISSKLFAQEPILTITHQGQTVSATYQELLARSDLTIVTETPWTQGNTEFKGISAQALLAWMGAKQADLKVVALNKYWAVIPYSDIEKYNPVFAIQNNGKPMQIRDRGPIWSIYPLSSSGELDNEILHSRMVWQISNIEIITP is encoded by the coding sequence ATGAAGGTAATGTTGTTTACGCTGTTAGCGTTGATAAGCAGCAAATTGTTTGCACAAGAACCGATCCTCACGATAACCCATCAAGGGCAAACCGTTTCGGCCACTTATCAAGAACTGTTAGCCCGTAGTGATTTAACTATCGTCACCGAAACGCCGTGGACACAAGGTAATACGGAGTTTAAAGGCATTTCTGCTCAAGCATTGTTAGCTTGGATGGGGGCAAAACAAGCCGACCTTAAAGTGGTCGCCCTAAACAAATATTGGGCCGTGATCCCTTATTCTGATATCGAGAAATACAACCCTGTTTTCGCGATTCAAAATAATGGCAAACCGATGCAGATCCGCGACCGTGGGCCAATTTGGTCAATCTACCCGCTTAGTAGTAGTGGCGAGTTAGATAATGAAATACTGCACAGCCGCATGGTCTGGCAAATCAGCAATATAGAAATCATCACTCCTTAA
- a CDS encoding protein adenylyltransferase SelO produces MSVWNAVHLSKRFAALPQAFYTPVHPQPLQNVRWGMWNTRLAQQFGLPEAPNDELLASLSGQQLPADFSPVAMKYAGHQFGVYNPALGDGRGLLLAEMATKQGEVFDIHLKGAGLTPYSRMGDGRAVLRSSIREYLCSEAMAGLGIATTRALALMSSETPVYREREERGALLVRLAHTHVRFGHFEHFFYTDQHMNLKLLADKVIEWHFPDCVKTSKPYAAWFSQVVERTALMIAQWQAYGFNHGVMNTDNMSILGETFDYGPFAFLDDYDPNFICNHSDYQGRYAFDQQPRIGLWNLSALAHALSPLIDKDDLEAVLGSYSDHLNLHFSRLMRAKLGLATQQEGDGELFADFFALLANNHTDYTRFLRELSCLDRQGNEAVIDLVLDREAAKTWLTRYLERAARELGLEGRPISSSERCQAMRQVNPKYILRNYLAQQAIEFAERGDFEVMQCLATVLASPYAEHPEFERYAKLPPEWGKKLEISCSS; encoded by the coding sequence ATGTCAGTGTGGAATGCTGTTCATCTTAGCAAACGTTTTGCGGCGTTACCCCAAGCTTTTTATACCCCAGTTCATCCTCAGCCTTTGCAAAATGTACGTTGGGGGATGTGGAACACTCGTTTGGCGCAACAATTTGGTTTGCCTGAGGCACCGAATGATGAGTTATTGGCATCGCTGTCTGGGCAGCAGTTACCTGCTGATTTTTCTCCCGTCGCGATGAAATATGCGGGCCATCAGTTTGGGGTGTATAACCCCGCTTTAGGTGATGGCCGCGGCTTACTGTTGGCGGAAATGGCGACCAAGCAGGGTGAAGTGTTTGATATTCACCTCAAGGGCGCAGGGCTTACGCCTTATTCACGAATGGGAGATGGGCGAGCGGTGCTGCGTTCATCCATTCGTGAATATTTGTGCAGTGAGGCGATGGCTGGGCTCGGCATTGCCACAACCCGCGCATTAGCACTAATGAGTAGTGAAACGCCAGTCTATCGAGAGCGTGAAGAGCGCGGCGCACTCTTGGTGCGTTTAGCCCATACCCATGTGCGATTTGGCCATTTCGAGCATTTCTTTTACACCGATCAGCATATGAACCTGAAATTACTGGCGGATAAAGTCATCGAATGGCATTTCCCAGATTGCGTGAAAACATCGAAACCTTATGCGGCTTGGTTTTCGCAAGTGGTTGAGCGCACTGCGCTGATGATTGCGCAGTGGCAAGCTTACGGCTTTAACCACGGGGTGATGAATACCGATAATATGTCGATTCTCGGGGAAACCTTTGATTATGGTCCCTTTGCCTTTTTGGATGACTACGATCCGAACTTCATCTGCAATCACTCGGATTATCAGGGACGATATGCCTTTGATCAGCAGCCACGCATTGGCCTTTGGAACCTATCCGCATTAGCGCATGCGCTGTCACCTCTGATTGACAAAGACGATTTAGAAGCTGTACTGGGGAGTTATTCTGATCACCTCAATCTGCATTTCAGCCGTTTGATGCGCGCGAAACTCGGTTTAGCGACTCAGCAAGAGGGGGATGGCGAGTTGTTTGCTGATTTCTTCGCGCTACTGGCCAACAATCACACCGATTACACGCGCTTTTTACGCGAGCTCTCCTGTTTGGATCGGCAAGGAAACGAGGCGGTGATCGATTTGGTGTTAGATCGCGAAGCGGCTAAGACCTGGTTAACCCGTTATCTTGAGCGCGCTGCTCGTGAGTTAGGTCTAGAGGGGCGACCCATCAGCAGCAGTGAGCGCTGCCAAGCCATGCGCCAAGTGAACCCGAAATACATCTTGCGTAACTACCTTGCGCAGCAAGCAATTGAGTTTGCTGAACGAGGCGATTTTGAGGTAATGCAATGCTTAGCCACTGTGTTGGCTAGCCCTTATGCCGAGCATCCCGAGTTTGAACGCTACGCAAAGTTACCGCCAGAATGGGGGAAAAAACTGGAGATCAGTTGTTCTTCCTAA
- the dctP gene encoding TRAP transporter solute-binding subunit DctP, whose amino-acid sequence MFKPLTLIAASILAVTSFNAAANCDPGEIVIKFSHVTNTDKHPKGIAASLLEKRVNEEMNGKACMQVFPNSTLYDDDKVLEALLNGDVQLAAPSLSKFEKFTKKYRIFDLPFLFEDVDAVDRFQSSAKGEELKNAMTRRGVKGLEFWHNGMKQISANKPILVPADAKGLKFRVQASDVLVAQFEQIGANPQKMSFAETYGGLQTKVIDGQENTWSNIYGQKYFEVQDGTTETNHGILDYLVVTSSKWWDGLPADVRDQFAKILNEVTIERNAESNKVEELNKQYIIEAGGVVRTLTPEQRQQWVDALKPVWQKFEKDIGADLIEAALAANQK is encoded by the coding sequence ATGTTCAAGCCGCTTACCCTAATTGCCGCTTCTATCCTCGCTGTCACTAGCTTTAATGCTGCCGCTAATTGTGACCCAGGCGAAATCGTGATCAAGTTCAGCCATGTGACCAATACCGACAAACACCCGAAAGGGATTGCGGCATCACTACTGGAAAAACGCGTCAACGAAGAGATGAACGGTAAAGCCTGTATGCAGGTGTTCCCTAACTCAACGCTGTACGATGATGACAAAGTGTTAGAAGCCCTGCTCAACGGCGACGTACAACTGGCAGCACCTTCGCTGTCTAAATTTGAAAAATTCACCAAAAAGTACCGTATTTTTGACCTGCCTTTCCTTTTTGAAGATGTGGATGCCGTTGACCGTTTCCAAAGCTCCGCCAAGGGTGAAGAGCTGAAAAATGCCATGACTCGCCGTGGTGTAAAAGGCTTGGAGTTCTGGCACAACGGGATGAAGCAGATCTCTGCCAACAAGCCAATTCTGGTGCCTGCGGATGCCAAAGGGTTGAAATTCCGTGTACAAGCCTCCGATGTGTTGGTGGCTCAGTTTGAGCAGATCGGTGCTAACCCACAGAAAATGTCGTTTGCGGAAACCTACGGCGGTTTACAGACCAAAGTCATTGATGGACAAGAAAATACTTGGTCAAACATCTACGGACAAAAGTACTTTGAAGTACAAGATGGCACCACCGAAACCAACCACGGCATTCTGGATTACCTCGTTGTGACCTCAAGTAAATGGTGGGATGGCTTACCTGCAGATGTTCGTGATCAGTTTGCCAAGATCCTCAATGAAGTCACGATTGAGCGCAACGCAGAATCCAACAAAGTGGAAGAGCTCAATAAGCAGTACATCATTGAAGCGGGCGGTGTCGTACGTACTCTGACTCCAGAGCAGCGTCAGCAATGGGTCGATGCACTCAAACCGGTATGGCAGAAGTTTGAGAAAGACATCGGTGCCGATCTGATTGAAGCCGCTCTTGCAGCTAACCAGAAGTAA
- a CDS encoding TRAP transporter small permease, with the protein MEQSWFSRVGQFTDSIEEFLIAFFMGAMTLLTFANVIMRYLFNDNILWALEGTVFMFAWMVLVGASFGVKRHFHIGVDVLINIAPARLRKLYALVAVACCLAFSILLLIGSWNYWYPFISERAWYETDDIPMPEMLQFMADWFNEGERYEKLPRFIPYAALPIGMALLTFRFLQIAWQILTGKLDRMIAGHEAEEDLEALKAELSEAGEAMMPKTQGKEK; encoded by the coding sequence ATGGAACAGTCATGGTTTTCGAGAGTCGGCCAGTTTACCGACTCGATTGAAGAATTTCTGATCGCGTTTTTTATGGGCGCGATGACGCTACTGACCTTTGCAAACGTCATCATGCGTTATCTATTCAACGACAACATTCTCTGGGCGCTTGAGGGAACAGTGTTTATGTTCGCTTGGATGGTGCTTGTCGGGGCTTCATTTGGGGTAAAACGCCACTTTCATATTGGTGTCGATGTGCTGATCAATATCGCACCAGCACGATTGCGTAAGCTGTATGCATTGGTTGCTGTGGCCTGTTGTTTGGCATTTTCAATCCTCTTACTGATCGGTTCTTGGAACTACTGGTACCCCTTTATTAGCGAACGTGCATGGTATGAAACCGATGATATTCCGATGCCTGAAATGCTGCAGTTTATGGCGGATTGGTTCAATGAAGGTGAGCGCTATGAAAAGCTGCCGCGCTTTATTCCTTATGCCGCTCTGCCGATAGGTATGGCGCTGCTGACTTTCCGCTTTCTGCAGATCGCTTGGCAAATTCTCACTGGCAAACTGGATCGCATGATTGCCGGTCATGAAGCCGAAGAAGATTTAGAAGCACTGAAAGCGGAGCTTTCAGAAGCGGGTGAGGCAATGATGCCTAAGACTCAAGGCAAGGAGAAGTAA
- a CDS encoding TRAP transporter large permease, producing the protein MAVALLFILVIGMMIVGVPIAISLGLSSILFLLWHSDASLASVAQTLFNAFAGHYTLLAIPFFILASTFMSTGGVAKRIIRFAIAMVGWFRGGLAIASVVACMMFAALSGSSPATVVAIGSIVIAGMVKNGYSKEFAAGVICNAGTLGILIPPSIVMVVYSAATNVSVGRMFLGGVVPGLLAGLMLIIAIYITARIKNLPKQPFVGWKEALKAAKEASWGLLLVVIILGGIYGGIFTPTEAAAVAAVYSFFIANFIYRDMGPFADKTNTKPVLVKVVETFVHKDTKATLYDAGKLTIMLMFIIANALILKHVLTEERIPQMITESMLSAGLGPITFLIVVNLILLVGGQFMEPSGLLVIVAPLVFPIAIALGIDPIHLGIMMVVNMEIGMITPPVGLNLFVTSGVAKMSMMNVVKAALPWVGVMFLFLIIVTYVPWVSTWLPTLLMGPEIITR; encoded by the coding sequence ATGGCCGTTGCACTGTTATTTATTCTGGTTATCGGCATGATGATTGTTGGCGTGCCGATTGCTATCTCGCTGGGCTTATCCAGTATTTTGTTCCTATTGTGGCACTCGGATGCCTCTTTAGCTTCGGTTGCACAAACCCTGTTTAACGCGTTTGCTGGCCACTACACTTTATTGGCGATCCCGTTTTTTATTCTCGCCTCAACGTTTATGTCTACTGGCGGAGTGGCTAAACGGATCATCCGTTTTGCGATTGCTATGGTTGGCTGGTTCCGCGGCGGTTTAGCGATTGCTTCTGTGGTCGCCTGTATGATGTTTGCGGCGCTCTCGGGCTCATCTCCGGCAACGGTGGTTGCCATCGGCAGTATCGTGATTGCGGGCATGGTCAAAAACGGCTACAGCAAAGAGTTTGCGGCGGGGGTGATTTGTAACGCAGGAACTTTGGGTATTTTGATCCCCCCTTCGATTGTGATGGTGGTGTACTCAGCGGCGACCAACGTTTCGGTTGGCCGCATGTTCTTAGGTGGCGTTGTCCCAGGCTTATTGGCCGGTTTAATGTTGATCATCGCAATTTACATTACCGCGCGGATAAAAAATCTACCCAAGCAGCCCTTTGTTGGCTGGAAAGAAGCGCTGAAAGCAGCCAAAGAAGCAAGCTGGGGCTTATTGCTGGTGGTGATTATTCTCGGTGGGATCTACGGTGGGATCTTTACCCCAACAGAAGCGGCAGCTGTGGCGGCGGTGTACTCCTTTTTTATCGCCAACTTTATCTATCGTGATATGGGGCCGTTTGCGGATAAGACCAATACCAAACCGGTACTGGTCAAAGTAGTGGAAACCTTTGTCCACAAAGACACCAAAGCGACTTTGTATGATGCAGGTAAACTGACCATCATGCTGATGTTCATCATTGCTAACGCGCTTATCTTAAAACATGTACTGACCGAAGAGCGCATCCCGCAGATGATCACCGAATCCATGCTGTCTGCTGGGCTTGGGCCAATTACTTTCTTGATTGTCGTAAACTTGATCTTGTTGGTGGGTGGTCAGTTTATGGAGCCATCGGGTCTTCTGGTTATCGTCGCTCCCTTGGTATTCCCGATTGCGATTGCACTGGGCATCGACCCTATCCATCTCGGCATCATGATGGTGGTGAACATGGAGATTGGCATGATCACGCCGCCCGTCGGCTTAAACCTGTTTGTGACCTCTGGGGTAGCCAAGATGTCGATGATGAATGTGGTTAAAGCTGCACTGCCGTGGGTAGGCGTCATGTTCCTCTTCCTCATTATTGTCACTTATGTGCCTTGGGTATCCACTTGGTTACCGACACTCTTGATGGGGCCTGAAATCATCACTCGCTAG
- a CDS encoding sigma-54-dependent transcriptional regulator — protein MCDVFLIDDESDIRIALAQSFELADLNAQFFASVEEALLAIKEQGLPLVIVSDICLPGLSGQNLLSSVLHQDSELPVILITGHGDISMAVKAMHDGAYDFIEKPFAPERLIDTVQRAIEKRRLTLENRQLKRSLKVSQTLGPRIIGETAAIQTLRDTIAQVADTQADILLFGETGTGKELVARSLHEQSSRREQNFVAINCGAVPENLIESELYGHEKGAFTGADSRRVGKFEHAQGGTLFLDEIESMPMQAQIRLLRVLQERLIERIGSNELIPLDIRVIAATKIDLKQAAAEGKFRQDLYYRLNIVTLTIPPLRERREDIPALFHHFLLVAAARYGKAATALTASDVQSLLSHDWPGNVRELRNAAERYVLLGKLAQFAESHEPKSKLLGLNEQVAEFEKSLLEQTLIECGGSIKATMERLHLPRKTLYDKMQKYQLDKESYKP, from the coding sequence ATGTGTGATGTATTTTTGATTGATGATGAGAGCGATATCCGCATTGCGCTCGCTCAAAGTTTCGAATTGGCCGACCTCAACGCGCAGTTTTTTGCCAGTGTCGAAGAGGCACTGCTGGCAATCAAGGAGCAAGGTCTCCCACTGGTGATCGTCAGTGATATCTGCTTACCCGGTTTAAGTGGACAGAATTTACTGAGCTCCGTATTGCATCAAGACAGTGAACTGCCCGTCATTCTTATCACTGGCCATGGCGATATTTCGATGGCGGTCAAAGCCATGCATGATGGTGCTTACGATTTTATTGAAAAGCCCTTTGCGCCTGAAAGGTTGATTGACACGGTGCAGCGTGCCATCGAAAAACGTCGCCTTACTTTGGAAAACCGTCAGCTAAAACGCAGTTTAAAAGTCAGCCAAACCTTAGGCCCGCGAATTATTGGTGAAACCGCCGCCATTCAGACTCTGCGCGATACCATTGCCCAAGTCGCGGATACCCAAGCGGATATTTTATTGTTTGGTGAAACAGGAACCGGCAAGGAGTTGGTTGCCCGTTCACTGCATGAGCAGAGCTCGCGCCGTGAACAGAATTTTGTCGCGATTAACTGTGGTGCGGTGCCGGAGAACTTGATTGAGAGCGAGCTGTACGGCCATGAAAAAGGCGCGTTTACGGGGGCAGACAGCCGTCGAGTGGGTAAGTTTGAGCATGCTCAAGGTGGCACTCTGTTTCTGGATGAGATTGAATCAATGCCGATGCAAGCGCAGATCCGGCTACTGCGTGTGCTGCAAGAGCGACTGATCGAACGGATTGGCTCGAATGAACTCATCCCCCTTGATATTCGGGTGATTGCTGCCACTAAAATCGATTTAAAACAAGCCGCTGCCGAAGGGAAATTTCGGCAAGATCTCTATTATCGACTCAACATTGTCACCCTAACGATCCCACCGCTGCGTGAGCGCAGAGAGGACATTCCTGCCCTTTTCCACCATTTCTTACTGGTCGCTGCCGCACGTTATGGTAAAGCGGCTACAGCACTGACGGCCTCCGATGTGCAAAGCTTGCTTAGTCACGATTGGCCGGGCAACGTGCGAGAATTGCGTAATGCCGCAGAGCGCTATGTGTTACTCGGTAAGTTGGCGCAATTTGCTGAAAGCCATGAGCCAAAATCCAAATTACTCGGACTGAATGAACAAGTCGCGGAGTTTGAGAAGTCACTTTTGGAGCAGACGCTGATTGAGTGTGGTGGCAGCATTAAAGCCACCATGGAGCGCCTCCACCTTCCACGTAAAACCTTGTATGACAAAATGCAGAAATATCAGCTCGATAAAGAGAGTTACAAACCCTGA
- a CDS encoding sensor histidine kinase, whose protein sequence is MPSIRRFSLMLWVIFIVLASLSTHLYWRFQYQALLNEHQSQLDRFSNHIVATLDKYAHIPHLISKDKELVDALLSAHNSAQIDLTNRYLEQVNEVIQAADTYLIDRFGNTIASSNWNLERSFIGRNFAWRPYFYLSIAGQKSQYFALGSTSGQRGYYYAYPVIYAAETLGVIVVKMDLSAIEQGWQSKSSYFVATDDHQVVFMSSQPAWLFHSVADLSPAQLNDIRQSQQYLDSPIPSLGWQGDLQAEQSEWRKPEKHWLQDDYIVSSRPLPELALTIRVLSPKIELFWSAFGLVIILCMLFAIVYLGFQLWHHRQLRQRQIEQLQQETKQKLEFEVMERTAKLHAEIAERIKTEHALRQTQDELTQAAKLAVIGQMSASISHELNNPLAAIRSFADNGRRFLATNKPERAEENLSRISALTERMAKISEQLKSFARKSTSNEQQDVQLYPLILSAKELMTGQFKAQMTLLELCDLETPVWVRVNPIQLEQVLINLLTNALQALEGQAERVVQIRLQTSEQQIALFVDDNGPGVGIETLPHLFEPFHTTKKNGLGLGLSISQQILHSMQGALSVATSPLGGARFTITLPRFTPLNMD, encoded by the coding sequence ATGCCATCCATTCGTCGTTTCAGCTTGATGTTGTGGGTCATATTTATTGTGCTGGCGAGCTTGAGCACGCACTTGTACTGGCGTTTCCAGTACCAAGCGCTACTCAATGAGCATCAGTCCCAGCTTGATCGCTTTTCAAACCATATCGTTGCGACTTTAGATAAATACGCCCACATTCCCCACCTGATTTCTAAAGATAAAGAGTTGGTTGATGCACTGCTCTCAGCACACAATTCGGCACAAATCGACCTCACCAATCGCTATTTAGAGCAAGTCAATGAGGTGATCCAAGCCGCAGATACCTATTTGATCGACCGCTTTGGCAACACGATCGCGTCCAGCAACTGGAATTTGGAACGCTCTTTTATCGGGCGCAACTTTGCATGGCGACCTTATTTTTACCTCTCCATTGCGGGTCAAAAAAGCCAATATTTTGCGCTGGGGTCAACCTCAGGACAACGCGGCTACTATTACGCCTATCCAGTGATTTATGCGGCGGAAACCTTAGGGGTTATCGTGGTCAAAATGGATTTGTCGGCTATTGAACAGGGCTGGCAAAGCAAGAGCAGCTACTTTGTGGCGACCGATGATCATCAAGTGGTGTTCATGTCGAGCCAACCCGCTTGGCTGTTTCATAGCGTTGCAGATTTATCCCCCGCACAGCTCAACGACATTCGCCAAAGCCAGCAATATTTAGACAGCCCTATTCCTTCCCTCGGCTGGCAGGGCGACTTGCAAGCGGAGCAAAGCGAATGGCGCAAGCCTGAAAAACATTGGCTGCAAGATGACTACATTGTTTCGAGTCGCCCGCTTCCTGAACTTGCCCTGACCATTCGGGTACTTTCACCAAAAATCGAACTCTTTTGGTCCGCGTTTGGCTTAGTGATCATTCTCTGCATGTTGTTTGCAATTGTGTATTTGGGCTTTCAGTTGTGGCATCACCGCCAGCTGCGTCAGCGACAAATCGAGCAGCTGCAACAAGAAACCAAGCAGAAACTGGAATTTGAGGTGATGGAGCGTACCGCCAAACTGCACGCGGAAATTGCAGAGCGGATCAAAACCGAGCACGCACTGCGCCAAACACAAGATGAGCTGACCCAAGCGGCGAAACTGGCAGTGATAGGCCAAATGTCGGCCAGCATTAGTCACGAACTGAACAATCCGCTGGCGGCGATCCGCAGTTTTGCCGATAACGGCCGCCGTTTCCTTGCCACCAACAAGCCTGAACGCGCTGAAGAAAATCTCTCGCGTATTTCCGCTCTGACGGAGCGCATGGCGAAAATCAGTGAGCAGCTTAAATCTTTCGCCCGAAAATCGACTTCCAATGAACAGCAAGATGTGCAGTTGTACCCGTTGATTTTGTCGGCCAAAGAGTTGATGACTGGGCAATTTAAAGCACAGATGACTTTGTTAGAGCTGTGCGACCTCGAAACGCCAGTTTGGGTTCGCGTCAATCCCATCCAGTTAGAACAAGTGCTGATTAATCTGCTCACCAATGCGCTGCAAGCCTTAGAGGGACAAGCGGAGCGCGTAGTTCAAATCCGTCTGCAAACCTCTGAACAGCAAATAGCGCTTTTCGTTGATGACAATGGTCCCGGTGTCGGCATTGAAACCTTGCCCCATCTGTTTGAACCTTTCCACACCACCAAAAAGAATGGTTTAGGGCTTGGACTTTCTATCTCACAGCAAATTTTGCACAGCATGCAGGGTGCATTGAGCGTGGCGACTTCACCACTCGGTGGAGCGCGCTTTACCATCACCCTGCCTCGTTTCACACCTCTCAATATGGACTAA
- a CDS encoding TolB protein — translation MDGILGSYQQILSLHHTENAQPKRLKRSQSPTAKQEQDLFLRFSIKKSLDSIEKAYIVPISESLSVSFWWNF, via the coding sequence ATGGATGGCATCCTTGGCTCTTATCAACAAATCCTTTCTTTACATCATACTGAGAATGCACAGCCGAAGCGTCTAAAAAGATCGCAATCTCCGACTGCAAAACAAGAGCAAGATCTCTTTTTACGCTTTTCAATAAAAAAAAGCCTCGATTCCATTGAAAAAGCCTATATTGTCCCCATTTCAGAGTCGCTATCGGTTTCCTTTTGGTGGAATTTTTAG
- the tig gene encoding trigger factor, whose product MQVTVETLEGLQRRLNITVPAANIEDAVAAELRNIAKNRRFDGFRKGKVPMKMVAKMYGKAVRQDVLGEVMQRHFIEAIVKEKINPAGAPTFAPVEIGEGKDLVFTATFEVYPEVELKGLESIAVEKPSAEVTDADVAEMLETLRKQQATWKEVDEAAENGKRVSIDFVGSIDGEEFEGGKAENFPLEMGAGRMIPGFEDGIVGKTKGMEFVIDVNFPEDYHAENLKGKAAQFAIKVNKVEARELPELNDEFVARFGVAEGGVDALKAEVRKNMERELKQAIKARIKEQAIEGLVKANEIDVPSALIDQEIGVLRQQAAQRFGGNVEAAAQLPRELFEEQAKRRVVVGLLLGEVIRTHELKADEEKVKALITEMATAYEDPTEVVAYYEQNQQLMNNMRNVALEEQAVDAIIAKAQVTEKAISFSELMNPVAA is encoded by the coding sequence ATGCAAGTTACTGTTGAAACGCTAGAAGGCCTACAGCGCCGTCTGAATATTACTGTTCCAGCTGCAAACATCGAAGACGCTGTAGCAGCTGAATTACGCAACATCGCGAAAAACCGTCGTTTCGATGGTTTCCGTAAAGGCAAAGTGCCAATGAAGATGGTTGCGAAAATGTACGGCAAAGCAGTACGTCAAGACGTGCTGGGTGAAGTGATGCAACGCCACTTCATCGAAGCGATCGTAAAAGAGAAAATCAATCCAGCTGGCGCACCAACGTTTGCTCCAGTTGAAATTGGCGAAGGCAAAGATCTGGTTTTCACAGCAACATTCGAAGTTTACCCAGAAGTTGAACTGAAAGGCCTAGAAAGCATCGCAGTAGAAAAACCATCAGCAGAAGTGACTGACGCTGACGTAGCAGAAATGCTGGAAACTCTGCGTAAGCAACAAGCAACTTGGAAAGAAGTTGACGAAGCAGCAGAAAACGGCAAGCGCGTTTCTATCGATTTCGTTGGTTCTATTGACGGTGAAGAGTTTGAAGGCGGTAAAGCTGAAAACTTCCCTCTGGAAATGGGCGCAGGCCGCATGATTCCAGGTTTTGAAGACGGTATCGTTGGCAAAACTAAAGGAATGGAGTTCGTTATCGATGTGAACTTCCCAGAAGATTACCACGCAGAAAACCTGAAAGGTAAAGCGGCTCAGTTCGCGATCAAAGTGAACAAAGTGGAAGCACGTGAACTGCCAGAACTGAACGATGAATTCGTTGCACGTTTCGGCGTTGCGGAAGGCGGCGTTGACGCTCTGAAAGCAGAAGTACGTAAGAACATGGAACGCGAACTGAAGCAAGCGATCAAAGCGCGCATCAAAGAGCAAGCGATCGAAGGTCTAGTAAAAGCGAACGAAATCGACGTTCCTTCTGCACTGATCGATCAAGAAATCGGTGTTCTGCGTCAACAAGCAGCACAACGCTTTGGTGGCAATGTTGAAGCTGCGGCTCAACTGCCTCGTGAACTGTTCGAAGAGCAAGCTAAGCGTCGCGTAGTTGTTGGTCTGCTGCTGGGTGAAGTAATTCGTACTCACGAGCTGAAAGCTGACGAAGAAAAAGTGAAAGCACTGATCACTGAAATGGCTACCGCGTATGAAGATCCAACTGAAGTTGTTGCTTACTACGAGCAAAACCAACAGTTGATGAACAACATGCGTAACGTTGCTCTAGAAGAGCAAGCGGTAGACGCGATCATTGCGAAAGCACAAGTAACTGAAAAGGCGATCAGCTTCAGCGAGCTGATGAACCCAGTTGCTGCTTAA
- the clpP gene encoding ATP-dependent Clp endopeptidase proteolytic subunit ClpP, with protein sequence MSYQEKNAMSPIFDALVPMVVEQTSRGERSYDIYSRLLKERVIFLTGQVEDHMANLVVAQLLFLESENPDKDIFLYINSPGGSVTAGMSIYDTMQFIKPNVSTVCMGQACSMGAFLLAGGAPGKRYVLPNSRVMIHQPLGGFQGQASDIQIHAQEILTIKNKLNRLLAEHTGQPLEVIERDTDRDNFMSADQAVEYGLVDAVLKHRGE encoded by the coding sequence ATGAGCTACCAAGAAAAAAATGCAATGTCGCCCATTTTTGACGCACTCGTACCTATGGTGGTTGAACAAACCTCTCGTGGTGAGCGTTCATACGACATCTATTCTCGCTTACTGAAAGAGCGAGTGATTTTCTTAACCGGGCAAGTAGAAGATCACATGGCAAACCTTGTCGTGGCTCAACTGCTTTTCTTAGAATCTGAAAACCCTGATAAAGATATTTTCCTCTACATCAACTCACCCGGTGGCAGTGTCACTGCAGGGATGTCAATTTACGACACCATGCAATTCATTAAACCCAATGTGAGCACAGTATGTATGGGGCAAGCCTGTTCAATGGGCGCTTTCTTGCTTGCTGGTGGTGCACCGGGCAAGCGTTATGTACTGCCGAATTCTCGAGTGATGATTCACCAACCACTGGGTGGATTCCAAGGCCAAGCCTCTGATATTCAAATTCATGCTCAAGAAATTCTGACCATTAAAAACAAACTGAACCGTTTGTTGGCAGAGCACACAGGCCAGCCACTTGAAGTGATTGAGCGTGATACCGATCGTGATAACTTCATGTCGGCAGATCAAGCAGTGGAATACGGTTTGGTGGATGCGGTGCTGAAACACCGTGGCGAGTAA